A region of the Lysobacter sp. K5869 genome:
AGTGGGCACAGCTCCGGGAGCGGCGCCCGGCACGCCCGCGACGGGCGCAGCGGCGCCCGGCGGCGCGGGCGCGCCCGCTCACGGCGCACCCGCGGGCGCACCCGCTACCGGCGCACCCGGCGCGCAACCGCCCGCCGTGCACCCGCCCGCTGCGCCCAACCCGACGATTCCCGGCCTGCCGTCCGATCACCCCGACCACGCGCTCTACCGCCAGATCCGCGCCGGCGTGGAGCGCGTGGACGCGCAGCTCGGCCGCGGCTACGACGACACCAGCGAGCGCCTGACCGCCTACGCGCTGGCCCGGCACAAGGAAGGCGGCGGCGGCGCGGTCGACCACGTCGTGATGTCGCCGGATCGTTCGACCTTGTTCCTGGTCGGCGGCCGCCTCGAAGACCTGGCCCATCAGCGCACCGCGGTTTCCGTGGCCGACGCGATGAGCGCGACGCCGGCCGATTCGCTGCGTCGCGCCGAAGCGGCGCAGCCGGCCGCACCCGACGCCGCGCAAGAGCGCTCGCAGGAAAACGCGCGCGCTCCGACGCGCTAGCTCGACGCGTCGCCCGGTCCACGCGGCGCGCCGGCGCCGCGCGCCGGTTCGATGGACGCGAATGCCGACCACCGCCGGCTAATGCGAAGAAAGGGCGCGCTCAACGAACGCGCCTCGATATCGTCGGCGCTACTCCGCCGCCCCGCGCTCCGCGGCGCCGGCATCGCAAACCTCGCGTCGCCGGCCCACCGGCCGCGTCACGCCGCGCGCGAGAACCGCAACGTCGCCACCACGCCGCGCTCCTCGCCCGGCTTCACCCGCACGTCCCAGCCGTACAGATCGCACAAGCGCCGCACGATCGACAGGCCGATGCCGCCGCCCTGCGAATGCCCGGCGTGGGTGCCGCGGTAGCCGCGCTCGAACAGCTTGGCCGCGTCCTCCGCGCTCAGGCCCGGGCCGGAGTCGATCACCTCGACCGAGTCCGGCAGCAAGCGCACCACGACGCTGCCTTCGGTGGTGTACTTGACCGCGTTGCCGATCAGATTGCCCAGCGCGACCGCGACCGCCGCTTCCGGCGCGTCCACCGCCCGTCCGCGTTCGCCTTCCACGCTCAGCGCGAGGTTCTTGCCGCCCATCTGCGCGCGGTGCGCGTCCAGCAGCTGATCCGCCAGCTTGCCGATGTCGGTCGACCCCTGGCCGCGCTCGTTGCGCGACAACAGCAACAGCGCGCTGATCAGGTCGGTGCACTGCTGCTCGGCGCGCTGGATACGCAACAACCGGTTGCGAGTCTTGTCTTCCAGATCCGGCCGCGACAACAGCAACTCGACCGCGCCCTTGATCACCGCCAACGGCGTGCGCAGTTCGTGGCTGACGTCGGCGTTGAACTCGCGGTCGCGCTGGACCACCTTGGTCAAACGCTCGGCGTAATCGTCCAGCGCCTCGGCCAACTGGCCGACCTCGTCGTCGGGGAAGTGCGCGGCCAACGCCTCCGACTGCGCGCTGCGGCCGGAACGCTTGATCCGGTTGGCCAGCTCCGACACCGGGCTCATCACCCGCGACGCCGCCCACCAGCCGACCAACAACGAGAACAGGGTGAACACCAGCACCGACAGATACAGCGCGCGATTGAACTGGGCCTCGCTGCGCGTGGCCTGGGTCATGTCGTAGGCGAGGAAGAACCATTCCGTCGGCGTCTTGCGCACGCCGAGCTTGTACGAGAACGGACTGCCGTCCGGGTTCTTGCCCTGGATGTTGTGGATGCCGTCGGGCAGCGCGTACCAGTCGGGCTGCTCCAGGCGCAGGTCCTCGAAGCGATCGCTCTTGACCACGCGCGCGCGGGTCTGCTGGAACGGCACCTGCGGGCTGGAGTTCGGCGCCAGATAGAACTGGCGCGCGTACTCGTCGATGTTGCGGTTCACCGCGTCCTCGACCAACTGGTTCTCGACCCGCGTGCGCGTCCAGTTGGTCGCGAACGCGAACATCGTGGTCAAGCCGAAACCCAGCAGAACGAAGGACAGG
Encoded here:
- a CDS encoding HAMP domain-containing sensor histidine kinase; the protein is MASGDPSASRLKKKKRFRRRLRSRIILSFVLLGFGLTTMFAFATNWTRTRVENQLVEDAVNRNIDEYARQFYLAPNSSPQVPFQQTRARVVKSDRFEDLRLEQPDWYALPDGIHNIQGKNPDGSPFSYKLGVRKTPTEWFFLAYDMTQATRSEAQFNRALYLSVLVFTLFSLLVGWWAASRVMSPVSELANRIKRSGRSAQSEALAAHFPDDEVGQLAEALDDYAERLTKVVQRDREFNADVSHELRTPLAVIKGAVELLLSRPDLEDKTRNRLLRIQRAEQQCTDLISALLLLSRNERGQGSTDIGKLADQLLDAHRAQMGGKNLALSVEGERGRAVDAPEAAVAVALGNLIGNAVKYTTEGSVVVRLLPDSVEVIDSGPGLSAEDAAKLFERGYRGTHAGHSQGGGIGLSIVRRLCDLYGWDVRVKPGEERGVVATLRFSRAA